A single region of the Candidatus Eisenbacteria bacterium genome encodes:
- a CDS encoding response regulator transcription factor, protein METGLDRDLPGSVFSRHKVHKTARSTILVVDDEPEICELVSYNLAREGYRVLTERDGEAGLERVFKSPPDLLILDLLLPRVSGLEVLQALRAEPRTKSLPVLVLSARGTEMDKLVGFERGADDYLTKPFSPKELVARVGAILRRTRGEEPAPAAEVGPFRLDRERHQVLLHGREIRLTPTEFRLLEYLVQRQGRVFSREQLLDKVWGLGYFGETRTVDVHIRRLRSKLGKDAKLIRTVTGVGYSAEIPKS, encoded by the coding sequence ATGGAAACCGGGCTCGATCGGGACCTGCCGGGGAGCGTATTCTCCCGCCACAAGGTGCACAAGACCGCGCGGTCCACCATCCTCGTCGTGGACGACGAGCCCGAGATCTGCGAGCTGGTGAGCTACAACCTCGCCCGTGAGGGATACCGCGTCCTGACCGAGCGCGACGGCGAAGCGGGGCTCGAGCGCGTCTTCAAGTCGCCCCCGGATCTCCTCATCCTGGACCTCCTCCTCCCCAGAGTGAGCGGTCTCGAGGTTCTCCAGGCGCTCCGGGCCGAGCCCCGCACCAAGTCCCTTCCGGTGCTCGTCCTCTCCGCGCGCGGCACCGAGATGGACAAGCTCGTCGGGTTCGAGCGAGGCGCGGACGACTACCTCACGAAGCCCTTCTCGCCGAAAGAGTTGGTCGCGCGGGTCGGCGCCATTCTCCGGAGGACGCGTGGCGAGGAGCCCGCGCCCGCGGCCGAGGTCGGACCGTTCCGCCTCGATCGCGAGCGGCACCAGGTGCTCCTCCACGGCCGCGAGATCCGCCTGACCCCGACCGAGTTCCGGCTCCTCGAGTACCTGGTGCAGCGACAGGGGAGGGTCTTCTCGCGCGAGCAGCTCCTCGACAAGGTCTGGGGTCTCGGCTACTTCGGAGAAACGCGTACGGTGGACGTGCACATCCGGAGGCTCCGGTCGAAGCTCGGGAAGGACGCGAAGCTGATCCGCACGGTCACCGGGGTCGGGTACTCGGCGGAGATTCCGAAGAGCTGA
- the secD gene encoding protein translocase subunit SecD gives MTTGDKWKLFLTILAVGACLFTLWPTFQFYSLTPAERQKVLQARPAAATSEAERERLQEMEDLREKAIKLGLDLQGGMYLLLEVDTSKLGRAEARNAVDQAIQIIGNRVDQFGVAEPSIARQGENRIMVQLPGLLDQDRAKSLIGATALLEFKLVKTDEQARALYDRIDSYFARKRFGSADTTMPDTLRHAFTSRFLVAAQGGETIALSSEVAAIDSMIAELARDSSFVMEATLAWDSHEDEFQGRTGRRLYPLDKEPLMRGSEVATAQMRLDLDQDRPGAPGVSFTLTTRGGSMFADITGRNVNRSLAIVLDNRVQSAPNILERIPRGQGSITGNFTEEEAQNLAIVLRSGALPAPVRIVEERTVGPSLGQDSIEKGFTAGAAAAIGIVVFMLIYYRLSGAVAVFALVLNIMGLLAAMAAFKATLTLPGLAGIVLTIGMAVDANVLIFERIREELRNKRTVLNAIETGYSRAYRTIIDANVTTLLPAIALMWLGSGPIRGFAVTLTIGLIINVITAVGVSKMIFDAWSLRRKVSSISI, from the coding sequence GTGACAACCGGCGACAAGTGGAAGCTCTTCCTGACCATTCTCGCGGTCGGGGCCTGTCTCTTCACGCTCTGGCCCACGTTCCAGTTCTATAGCCTCACGCCCGCGGAGCGTCAGAAGGTCCTCCAGGCGCGGCCGGCCGCAGCCACGAGCGAGGCCGAGCGCGAACGCCTCCAGGAGATGGAGGATCTGCGTGAGAAGGCCATCAAGCTGGGCCTCGATCTCCAGGGCGGGATGTACCTCCTCCTCGAGGTGGACACGTCCAAGCTCGGACGGGCGGAAGCGCGGAACGCCGTCGACCAGGCGATCCAGATCATCGGGAACCGAGTCGACCAGTTCGGCGTGGCCGAGCCCTCGATCGCGCGGCAGGGGGAGAACCGGATCATGGTCCAGCTCCCGGGCCTCCTCGACCAGGACCGGGCCAAGTCGCTGATCGGCGCCACCGCGCTCCTCGAGTTCAAGCTGGTCAAGACGGACGAGCAGGCGCGGGCGCTCTACGACCGGATCGACTCCTACTTCGCGCGGAAGCGGTTCGGCTCGGCCGACACCACGATGCCCGACACCCTCCGCCACGCCTTCACGAGCCGGTTCCTCGTCGCCGCCCAGGGAGGCGAGACCATCGCGCTCTCGTCCGAGGTGGCGGCGATCGACTCCATGATCGCCGAGCTCGCGCGCGACTCCTCCTTCGTCATGGAGGCGACGCTCGCGTGGGACTCGCACGAGGACGAGTTCCAGGGCCGGACCGGACGCCGTCTGTATCCGCTCGACAAGGAGCCGCTCATGCGCGGGTCCGAGGTGGCCACCGCCCAGATGCGGCTCGACCTGGATCAGGACCGTCCCGGCGCGCCGGGCGTCTCGTTCACGCTCACGACCCGGGGCGGCTCGATGTTCGCCGACATCACGGGCCGGAACGTGAACCGCAGTCTCGCGATCGTGCTCGACAACCGCGTCCAGTCGGCCCCGAACATCCTGGAGCGCATCCCGCGGGGCCAGGGTTCCATCACCGGGAACTTCACCGAGGAAGAGGCCCAGAACCTCGCGATCGTGCTCCGGTCGGGCGCGCTCCCGGCGCCGGTTCGGATCGTCGAGGAGCGCACGGTGGGACCGTCCCTGGGCCAGGATTCGATCGAGAAGGGATTCACCGCGGGAGCCGCGGCCGCGATCGGCATCGTCGTGTTCATGCTCATCTATTACCGGCTCTCGGGCGCGGTCGCGGTGTTCGCCCTCGTGCTCAACATCATGGGGCTTCTCGCCGCGATGGCCGCCTTCAAGGCGACCCTCACGCTGCCCGGGCTCGCGGGCATCGTGCTCACGATCGGAATGGCCGTGGACGCGAACGTGCTCATCTTCGAGCGCATCCGCGAGGAGCTCCGCAACAAGCGGACGGTCCTGAACGCCATCGAGACCGGCTATTCGCGCGCGTACCGCACGATCATCGACGCGAACGTGACGACGCTGCTCCCGGCGATCGCGCTCATGTGGCTCGGCTCGGGCCCCATCCGCGGGTTCGCCGTGACGCTCACGATCGGCCTCATCATCAACGTGATCACCGCCGTCGGCGTCTCGAAGATGATCTTCGACGCCTGGTCGCTGCGCCGCAAGGTCAGCAGCATCTCGATCTAA
- the secF gene encoding protein translocase subunit SecF, with protein sequence MFQILHGLNVDWMGRRYFAYIISGIMLTASLVSLIVHGGPRYGVDFTGGTLIEAAVRPAPTPEAVRSAVERAGFARAEIQQGIDRPDEFLIRLGVSEAGTDPAPAVEAALRSITSGTQVELLRVETVGPRVGGELRSNAIKAVFLALGLILVYVAARYDWRYSVGAVVALFHDVFISLGVLSILDREVTLTVVAALLTLAGFSINDKVVVFDRIRERKQALRREPPDKVMNMGINETLSRTIITNGTVALSTLALYLFGGDVIHDFSLAMLVGAVVGTYSSLYVASALALELQLWGERSAGRHRTTSSTGTAGSTRRASSTK encoded by the coding sequence GTGTTCCAGATCCTCCATGGACTCAACGTCGACTGGATGGGGCGGAGGTACTTCGCCTACATCATCTCGGGGATCATGCTGACCGCGTCCCTGGTCTCGCTGATCGTGCACGGAGGTCCCCGGTACGGCGTCGACTTCACGGGCGGAACGCTGATCGAGGCCGCGGTCCGGCCCGCCCCCACGCCCGAGGCGGTCCGGTCCGCCGTCGAGCGCGCCGGGTTCGCGCGGGCCGAGATCCAGCAGGGGATCGACCGGCCCGACGAGTTCCTGATCCGCCTCGGAGTGAGCGAGGCCGGGACGGATCCGGCTCCCGCGGTGGAGGCGGCGCTGCGGTCGATCACCTCCGGAACCCAGGTGGAGCTCCTCCGCGTCGAGACGGTTGGTCCGCGTGTCGGCGGCGAGCTCCGCTCCAACGCGATCAAGGCGGTTTTCCTCGCGCTGGGCCTGATCCTGGTCTACGTCGCGGCCCGCTACGACTGGCGCTACTCGGTCGGCGCCGTGGTCGCGCTCTTCCATGACGTCTTCATCTCGCTGGGCGTGCTCTCCATCCTGGACCGCGAGGTGACGCTCACGGTGGTGGCGGCGCTCCTCACCCTGGCGGGGTTCTCGATCAACGACAAGGTCGTCGTCTTCGACCGGATCCGGGAGCGGAAGCAGGCGCTCCGGCGCGAGCCTCCGGACAAGGTCATGAACATGGGCATCAACGAAACGCTGAGCCGCACGATCATCACCAACGGGACGGTGGCCCTGAGCACCCTGGCCCTCTACCTCTTCGGGGGCGACGTGATCCACGACTTCTCCCTGGCCATGCTCGTCGGCGCGGTCGTCGGCACGTATTCCTCGCTCTACGTCGCGAGCGCGCTCGCCCTCGAGCTCCAGCTCTGGGGAGAGCGGTCCGCGGGAAGGCATCGGACCACGAGCAGCACGGGTACGGCGGGAAGCACGCGCCGCGCGAGCAGCACGAAGTAA
- a CDS encoding metallophosphoesterase — MSHSRPDHTTADVLYASDLHGHTGLYRELVETAWRVRARAVILGGDLAPHADVAAQRRFYTEFFLPLIREYLAKPASADVYYIAGNDDWKASLTVVEEAAVERLTPLHGRAVPFPLGGWIAGLASVPITPFSMKDWDRWEEGLTPAAKMEGFRSEPDGGLRAFTFRGRERHESLARELSDLDRAIPPDADPLICVFHSPPHGTACDQIARGVHVGSRETRKFLERRRPLLGLHGHIHESPAVSGRFADRLDRTICVNAGQRMGSSLHAAWFAMDDPAGTLTHTLLGPASL; from the coding sequence GTGTCCCATTCCCGTCCCGACCACACCACCGCCGATGTCCTCTACGCGTCGGATCTCCACGGCCACACGGGCCTCTATCGCGAGCTCGTCGAGACGGCGTGGAGGGTCCGCGCGCGAGCCGTGATCCTGGGAGGAGATCTCGCGCCGCACGCCGACGTCGCGGCGCAGCGCCGCTTCTACACCGAGTTCTTCCTTCCCCTGATCCGCGAGTACCTGGCGAAGCCGGCGTCGGCCGACGTCTATTACATCGCCGGGAACGACGACTGGAAGGCATCCCTCACGGTGGTCGAGGAGGCCGCCGTGGAACGGCTGACGCCGCTGCATGGCCGTGCCGTGCCGTTCCCCCTGGGGGGGTGGATCGCGGGCCTCGCGTCGGTTCCCATCACGCCCTTCTCCATGAAGGACTGGGATCGCTGGGAGGAGGGGCTCACGCCCGCGGCCAAGATGGAGGGATTCCGGAGCGAGCCGGACGGGGGCCTGCGCGCGTTCACGTTCCGAGGTCGCGAGCGGCACGAGTCGCTCGCCCGGGAGCTGAGCGATCTCGATCGCGCGATCCCTCCGGACGCCGATCCCCTGATCTGCGTCTTCCACAGTCCGCCCCACGGGACCGCGTGCGATCAGATCGCGCGCGGCGTGCATGTCGGATCGAGAGAAACGAGGAAGTTCCTGGAGCGGAGGCGTCCCCTGCTCGGGCTCCATGGCCACATCCACGAATCCCCCGCGGTCTCCGGACGGTTCGCCGACCGGCTCGACAGGACGATCTGCGTGAACGCGGGCCAAAGGATGGGGAGCTCGCTCCATGCGGCGTGGTTCGCGATGGACGATCCCGCGGGTACCCTCACCCATACCCTCCTGGGGCCGGCATCGCTCTGA